A portion of the Leptospirales bacterium genome contains these proteins:
- the dxr gene encoding 1-deoxy-D-xylulose-5-phosphate reductoisomerase — protein MVARFGELLAAQRARKTRKLVLLGASGSIGASTLRCLRRRSEFKLNAVSVHRSVDRLAAILKEFQPRFAAISDDAIDVARLRTDYPRTQFFQGAAGLLEMLTAAAEDGADTVLTAVVGAAGIRATIRAIELGLKVALANKETLVTAGPVLQRMLQLRLHDASGACIIPVDSEHSAAFQLLEILPARRLRRLLLTGSGGPFRDLSPEQIQQVTREQALRHPTWNMGPKITVDSAGMINKGLELIEAHFLFSIPYSQIGAVVHRKSLVHAIAETADGSYMMAASQPDMVFPIQFALDYPEASSDPLPESTPPTAWSELHFEEVAIDRYPGFALCLQAGQHGGAAPAVLNAANEAAVELLLADRIRFAEIPQIIARALERLVDLPGEQLEELLEADRQARVLVGQLASALR, from the coding sequence ATGGTTGCTCGTTTTGGTGAGCTGCTGGCGGCGCAGCGCGCTCGCAAGACGCGCAAACTGGTTTTGCTTGGCGCATCGGGTTCCATTGGCGCCAGCACTTTGCGCTGTCTGCGTCGAAGATCGGAATTTAAACTGAATGCGGTCTCGGTTCATCGCTCTGTGGACCGCCTTGCTGCGATACTGAAGGAATTTCAGCCGCGCTTTGCCGCCATTTCCGACGACGCCATCGATGTCGCCCGATTGCGAACGGACTATCCTCGGACTCAATTCTTCCAGGGCGCGGCCGGTCTGCTGGAAATGCTTACTGCCGCCGCTGAGGATGGCGCGGATACGGTGCTGACCGCCGTAGTTGGCGCCGCCGGGATTCGAGCAACAATTCGCGCCATTGAGCTTGGCCTCAAGGTGGCGCTGGCGAACAAGGAGACGCTCGTAACCGCCGGACCCGTGTTGCAGCGAATGCTGCAACTCCGTTTGCACGATGCCAGCGGCGCCTGTATTATTCCCGTCGATTCGGAACATAGCGCCGCCTTCCAGTTGCTGGAAATTTTGCCAGCTCGAAGGCTGCGTCGATTGCTGCTCACAGGATCCGGCGGCCCGTTTCGTGATTTGAGTCCAGAGCAGATCCAGCAGGTGACTCGCGAGCAGGCCCTCCGCCACCCGACATGGAACATGGGACCAAAAATCACAGTGGACTCTGCTGGCATGATCAACAAGGGCCTGGAGCTAATCGAAGCTCACTTTCTATTCTCGATTCCCTATTCTCAGATTGGCGCCGTCGTCCACCGGAAGAGCCTGGTACACGCAATTGCCGAAACTGCCGACGGCAGCTATATGATGGCGGCATCCCAACCTGACATGGTCTTTCCAATTCAGTTCGCTCTGGACTACCCGGAAGCGAGCTCCGATCCATTGCCGGAAAGTACCCCGCCCACTGCGTGGTCCGAGCTGCATTTTGAAGAGGTCGCGATCGACCGCTACCCTGGCTTTGCGCTCTGTCTGCAGGCCGGTCAGCACGGCGGGGCGGCGCCGGCCGTGCTCAATGCAGCAAATGAGGCGGCTGTCGAACTTCTGCTGGCGGACCGCATTCGCTTTGCGGAGATTCCGCAAATAATTGCGAGGGCCCTGGAGCGCCTTGTCGATTTGCCTGGCGAGCAGCTGGAGGAATTGCTGGAAGCTGACCGACAGGCGCGGGTCCTGGTTGGCCAACTGGCCTCAGCGCTTCGCTGA